In Cytophagia bacterium CHB2, the DNA window TGTTGTGCGCATGCGCGCTCGTGACGCCGGCATTTTCGCAAAAGCAAACGCCGCCAGAAGGCGGCGCGCCGAAAGATTTTAAATTGCCAGCGAAGCAAACCTTCACGCTCGACAACGGCCTGAAAGCGACGTTGGCGCCTTACGGCTCATTGCCCAAAGTCACGGTACAGTTGGTGATTCGCGTGGGCAATTTAAACGAATCCGAAAACGAAGTTTGGCTGGCAGACTTGACCGGCGATTTGCTGAAAGAGGGAACGACGTCGCGCACGGCCGAACAAATTGCGCAGGAGGCCGCGAGTATGGGCGGCCAAGTCAATATCGGCGTCGGGCCGGATCAAACCACCATCGGCGGCGATGTGTTGTCCGAGTTCGGCCCGGATTTGACCAAACTGATCGCCGATATCGTGCGCCATCCCCTGTTTCCGGAATCGGAATTATCACGCTTGCAGAAAGATCGCTTGCGCCAATTGAGCATCGAGAAATCCGATCCCAACTCGATTACGTTCGAAAAATTTCGCAGCTTGATGTATCCCAACCATCCGTATGGCCGGCTTTATCCCACCGAAGCCATGCTGCAAAGCTATACGATAGATCACGTGCGTTCGTTTTATGCCAACAATTTTGGCGCCGCCCGCGCGCATTTTTTTGTCGCCGGCCGCTTCGACGCCGAGGCCATGGAAACTGCGATTCGCGCGGCTTTCGGCGACTGGGCGAGCGGCGCCGATCCGT includes these proteins:
- a CDS encoding insulinase family protein produces the protein MKIHIKFFTLVLCACALVTPAFSQKQTPPEGGAPKDFKLPAKQTFTLDNGLKATLAPYGSLPKVTVQLVIRVGNLNESENEVWLADLTGDLLKEGTTSRTAEQIAQEAASMGGQVNIGVGPDQTTIGGDVLSEFGPDLTKLIADIVRHPLFPESELSRLQKDRLRQLSIEKSDPNSITFEKFRSLMYPNHPYGRLYPTEAMLQSYTIDHVRSFYANNFGAARAHFFVAGRFDAEAMETAIRAAFGDWASGADPLMNIPVPVSKRAVHLTDRPGAAQSTIYLGLPVIDPTQKDYMALLVTNSLLGGSFGSRITSNIREDKGYTYSPFSSISTRYRDAYWTEVADVTTEVTGASLKEIFYEIDRLQAEAPSEEELRGIQNYLAGVFVLQNSTPSGIIGQLALLNLHGLPESYLTEYVKNIYAVTPAEVQRIAQTYLRDEEMTIVITGDVKKISAQVAAYGAIVN